The following proteins come from a genomic window of Ictidomys tridecemlineatus isolate mIctTri1 chromosome 9, mIctTri1.hap1, whole genome shotgun sequence:
- the Ints12 gene encoding integrator complex subunit 12, which produces MAATVNLELDPIFLKALGFLHSKSKDSAEKLKALLDESLARGIDSSYRPTQKDVEPPKISNTKSISIKQEPKTSSSLPSGNNNGKVLATEKVKKEAEKRPADKMKPDVTEGVDIPKKPRLEKPETRSSPITVQTSKDLAMADLSSFEETSADDFAMEMGLACVVCRQMTVASGNQLVECQECHNLYHQDCHKPQVTDKEVNDPRLVWYCARCTRQMKRMAQKTQKPPQKPAPTVVSVAPAVKDPLVKKPETKLKQETTFQAFKRAEVKTPPVISGNSSSTNVSSSATSGLTAWAAFAAKTSSASPSTTKLSSTTQNNSGKPATSSANQKPVGLTGLATSSKGGIGSKIGSGNNSTPTVPLKPPPPLTLGKTGLSRSVSCDNVSKVGLPSPSSLVPGSSSQLSGNGNSGTSGPSANTTSKTTSESSSSPSASLKGPTSQESQLNAMKRLQMVKKKAAQKKLKK; this is translated from the exons ATGGCTGCTACTGTGAACTTGGAACTTGATCCCATTTTTTTGAAAGCACTAGGTTTCTTACATTCAAAGAGTAAAGATTCTGCTGAAAAGCTAAAAGCACTGCTTGATGAATCCTTGGCTCGGGGCATTGATTCAAGTTATCGTCCAACTCAAAAG gatgtGGAACCTCCCAAAATTTCAAACACAAAATCTATTTCTATTAAGCAAGAGCCAAAAACATCATCCAGTCTTCCTTCTGGCAATAATAATGGCAAAGTCCTTGCAACAGAAAAGGTAAAGAAGGAAGCTGAAAAGAGACCTGCAGATAaa ATGAAACCAGATGTCACTGAAGGAGTTGATATTCCAAAGAAACCTAGACTAGAGAAACCAGAGACAAGATCCTCTCCCATTACCGTCCAAACAAGCAAGGATTTAGCAATGGCTGATCTTTCTAGTTTTGAGGAGACTAGTGCTGATGATTTTGCCATGGAGATGGGATTGGCTTGTGTTGTTTGTAG acAAATGACAGTGGCATCTGGTAATCAATTAGTAGAATGTCAAGAGTGCCATAATCTCTACCACCAAGATTGCCATAAACCCCAGGTGACAGACAAGGAAGTGAATGACCCTCGCCTGGTGTGGTATTGTGCTCGATGTACCAGACAAATGAAAAGAATG GCTCAAAAAACTCAGAAACCACCACAGAAACCAGCTCCCACAGTTGTTTCTGTAGCTCCTGCTGTCAAAGATCCATTGGTTAAGAAACCAGAAACTAAACTCAAACAAGAAACAACCTTCCAAGCATTCAAGAGAGCAGAAGTCAAG acacctccagttatttcaggaaattctTCTAGTACCAATGTTTCCTCTTCAGCAACTAGTGGCCTAACTGCATGGGCAGCTTTTGCAGCCAAAACTTCCTCTGCCAGTCCATCAACAACAAAGTTAAGTTCAACAACACAAAACAATAGTGGAAAACCTGCTACCTCATCAGCCAACCAGAAACCTGTGGGTTTGACTGGTCTGGCAACATCATCCAAAGGTGGAATAGGTTCCAAAATAGGTTCTGGTAATAATAGTACACCCACTGTGCCATTGAAACCCCCTCCACCTCTAACCTTAGGAAAAACTGGCCTTAGTCGCTCAGTTAGTTGTGATAATGTCAGCAAAGTAGGTCTTCCCAGTCCCAGTAGTTTAGTTCCAGGAAGTAGCAGTCAACTAAGTGGAAATGGAAATAGTGGTACATCAGGGCCCAGCGCAAATACCACTAGCAAAACAACTTCAGAATCCAGCAGCAGTCCCTCAGCATCCCTTAAAGGTCCAACTTCACAAGAATCACAGCTCAATGCTATGAAGCGATTACAGATGGTCAAGAAGAAAGCTGCCCAAAAGAAACTCAAGAAGTAA